DNA sequence from the Fuscovulum ytuae genome:
CTTCTTCACGGTCTATGGCCCCTGGGGCCGCCCCGACATGGCGCTTTTCAAATTTGTTAAGGCCGTTCTGGCGGGCGATCCCATCGACATCTACAACCACGGCGACATGCGTCGGGATTTCACCTATGTCGATGATTTGGTTGAAGGAATTTCCCGCCTGATCGACGCACCCCCAACCAGGTCGGCAGGCCCGATGGACAGCCTCTCCCCCGTCGCCCCTTACCGGATCGTTAATATTGGCAATGGGACGCCGGTCGGGTTGATGGATTTCGTCCAAGCCGTGGAAGAGGCAACCGGGCGCACCGCCGACAAGCGCCTCCTGCCCATGCAGCCCGGCGACGTGCCCGCCACATGGGCTGATGCCAGCTTGATCGAGGCACTGACCGGCCCCCTCCCTCGCACCGACATCCGCGACGGCGTCCGTCGTTTCGTCGATTGGTATCGGGATTTCTACCGGGTCTGACCGGGCAGGGTCAGAGCATCGCAGGCACCACCTGATCCGGCGGGCGATGCCCGTCGGCAAAGGTCTTGATGTTGATGATGACCTTCTCGCCCATCTCGATCCGCCCCTCGATCGTGGCCGATCCCATATGCGGCAGCAGCACGACATTGGGCAATTCCCGCAGGCGCGGGTTGATCTCTGCCCCCCGCTCATAGACATCCAGCCCCGCCCCCGCGATCTCGCCCGCGCGCAGCATTCGCGTCAGGGCATTCTCGTCAATCACCTCCCCGCGCGAGGTGTTCACCACCACCGCCGACGGTTTCAGCAACTTCAACCGCCGCGCGTTCATCAGGTGATAGGTCGATGGCGTATGTGGGCAGTTGATGGAAATCACGTCCATTCGGGCGATCATCTGGTCAAGGCTTTCCCACCATGTCGCCTCAAGCTCCGCCTCCACCTCCGGGCGCAGACGGCGGCGATTGTGGTAATGGATCTGCATCCCAAAGGCCCGCGCCCGCTTCGCCACTGCCTGCCCGATCCGCCCCATGCCAAGGATGCCCAGCCGCTTGCCCCCGATCCGGCCGCCAAGCAGCGCCATCGGCGACCAGCCCGGCCATTCGCCGGACTGCATCATCGCCAGCCCCGCCGGAATGCGACGCGTCACCCCAAGGATCAGCGCCATGGTCATATCGGCGGTATCCTCGGTCACCACCCCCGGCGTGTTCGACACAAGGATGCCGCGCTGCCGCGCCGTCGCCACATCGATATGATCCACCCCCGCGCCATAATTGGCGATCAGCTTCAGCCGATCCCCCGCCTGCGCCAAAAGCCCCGCGTCGATGCTATCGGTGATCGTCGGCACCAGAACATCCGCCCGCCGCATCGCCTCGGCCAACTCATCCCGGCTCATCGGGCGGTCAGGATCGCGCAGCTCGACATCGAACAATTCCTTCATCCGGGTCTCGACCGGTTCAGGCAACCGTCGCGTCACAACAACACTTAGACGTCCGGCGGGCATGTCCTGTCTCCCTGCACTTCCAAATCCGCAATCCTGATGGCAAAGTGGCCGGAAGACGGGGCAGGCACAAGCCCCGGCAAACGACAAGGCGCCCCCGCAAGGGGACGACGAGGCAGCAGAGCAGGCCACGTAAGACCGGAACACCGGCACGCGGCCAAAATGACAGGCGGGACGACATGGCACTCTCGGCACGTATGGCGCTGGCTGGCGCTTTGATCTGGGCGGCGGGTATCGCTGGCGCGCAAGAAGGCGTGCGCCCCATGCCCCGGCCCGACACAGCCCCCGCGCAAGCCGCTGAAATCACACCCATAGCCGTGGCGACCCCGGCCCCCGACGCGGCGCCAGCGCTTGCCGCCCCCGTCGTGCCGGAACCCGCCACAGCCGCCACCCCCGCCGTCGCGGCAAAGCCCGCGCGCGATCCGAACCGTGGCTCGGTCACCAACCTGCCGCTTCCCCGCTATGTCAGCCTCAAGGGCAGCGAAGGCAACGCCCGCCGCGGCCCCGGCCTGACGCACCGCATCGACTGGGTCTTCACCCGGTCGGGCATGCCGCTGAAGATCACCGCCGAATTCGAACATTGGCGTCGCGTCGAAGACGCCGAGGGCGTGGGCGGCTGGGTCCATTACGCCCTTCTTTCCGGCGTCCGCTCCATCCTCGTGGCCAAGGATATGGCCGAATTCCACGCCCGCCCGCAGGACGAATCAGAGGTCCTTTTCAAAGCCGAACGCAATGTCGTGGGTTGGGTGCAGGAATGCGGCGCCGACTGGTGCCGCGTCTCGGTCAATGGCGATCGGGGCTGGGTGCATAAATCCGCCCTCTGGGGTGTCCAACCCGGCGAGATCATCGAATAACCCGGTTGCGAGTCGCTTTCGCTTGCTCGCCTCCCCCCCGCTTTGATACCCCCCGGCATCCGCCAAGACGGAGGCCCTAATGTCCTTACCGCAATCCGTGCGCATGAACATGTCGGCGGGGGTCGCCTCTGTCGTCGTGGCGGCCCTGCTTGTCGGGCTAAAGCTTTACGCCCTCGGCCAGACCGGGGCGCTGTCCATCGCCGCCTCCTTGGCCGATAGCGCGATGGACCTGATGGTCAGCCTTGGCGCGATGGCCGCCATCTTCTACGCCGCCAAACCGGCAGACGAAGATCACGCCTTCGGCCACAGTTCTGCCGAAGACCTCGCCGCACTGGGACAGGCGATCTTCATCATCATCGCGGCAGGCGTTATCGCATGGGGGGCTGTGGCGCGGCTCATCGCCGACGAACCCGTTCCGCTTGCCTCCGAAGGTTTCGGGATGGCGGTGATGACTGTATCCATCCTTCTCACCCTCGGCCTTGTCTGGTGGCAGGGCCGCGTCGCCCGCCGCACAGGCAGCCGCGTCGTGGCCGCCGACCGCCTGCACTACCTTGGCGACCTTCTGCCCAATATCGGGGCCATCGCCTCGCTCTGGGCCTCGTCGCGCTTTGGCCTGTCTTCCATCGACTCGGTCGTGGCCCTTGGGGCTGCCGCCATGCTGGCCCTCGGCGCGGTCAAGATCGGCAAAGGCGCATGGGACGCGCTGATGGACCGCCGCGCCGACCCCGATATCGTCGCAGGCATTGGCCGCATCGCGGCCGATTGGCCCGGCGTGCGCGGCTTCCACGACCTCAAGACCCGCACCGCAGGCAGCCGCATCTTCGTCAATATCCATATCGAACTGGACGGCGACCAAACCCTGCGCGAAGCCCATGCCATCGGCGCAAGCCTGCGCCGCAAGATCCTTGAAACCTACCCGCAGGCCGATGTTATCGTCCACAAGGACGTCGCGCGCATCTCGGGCGATGCAGCCCAAGGCAATGACCGCCCCCGCCATCCCGAAAGCGGTCACGCCCGCCCGCATTGACCGACCAAAGCCTACTCGCACCGGGGGGACGACTGTGCCATCCTAGGCAGACGCGCCCTTGCCAAGTAGCGAGTCGACTCTTATTATCCAATCGTATAATTGCAAAGGCCACCGCCATGGCATCTCCAGCCCTGCGCCGCCCCTATCGCCGTGAAGGCGAAGAAAAACGCCGCGACGACCTGATCGCAGCCGCAATGACCCTTGTTGCCGAAGGCGGGCCAGAAGCCGCCACCGTCCGCGCCATCGCCGCCCGCGCGGGCGTCACCCCCGGCCTGATCCGGCACTACTTCCAATCCAAGGAAGAACTGACCCACGCCGCCTATCGCCATGTGATGGAGGCGATGACGAACGAGGCAATCCGCGCCGCCAACGCCACCGCCTCTGACGATCCCGCCATCCGCCTTGCCGCCTTTGTCACCGCCAATTTCAGCGCAGCTGTGATGACGCCCCTCTTGGTCGGCGTCTGGGCTGGCTACATGCATCTGGGCCGCAACGACCCCGTGATCCATCAGATCCACGAAAGCACCTATCTCGGCTACCGCGACCGGCTTCAGGCCCTGATCGCCGCCCTGCCCCGCCCCGCCGATCCCGCCCGCGACCGGCGCGAGGCCATCGCCTGCAACGCTCTGATCGACGGCCTCTGGCTCGAAGGCGGCTCGCTTCCCGAAGGCTTCGCCCCCGGCGAGGTGCAGCGCATCGCGCTCGACGGCGTCGCCG
Encoded proteins:
- a CDS encoding 2-hydroxyacid dehydrogenase encodes the protein MPAGRLSVVVTRRLPEPVETRMKELFDVELRDPDRPMSRDELAEAMRRADVLVPTITDSIDAGLLAQAGDRLKLIANYGAGVDHIDVATARQRGILVSNTPGVVTEDTADMTMALILGVTRRIPAGLAMMQSGEWPGWSPMALLGGRIGGKRLGILGMGRIGQAVAKRARAFGMQIHYHNRRRLRPEVEAELEATWWESLDQMIARMDVISINCPHTPSTYHLMNARRLKLLKPSAVVVNTSRGEVIDENALTRMLRAGEIAGAGLDVYERGAEINPRLRELPNVVLLPHMGSATIEGRIEMGEKVIINIKTFADGHRPPDQVVPAML
- a CDS encoding cation diffusion facilitator family transporter; this translates as MSLPQSVRMNMSAGVASVVVAALLVGLKLYALGQTGALSIAASLADSAMDLMVSLGAMAAIFYAAKPADEDHAFGHSSAEDLAALGQAIFIIIAAGVIAWGAVARLIADEPVPLASEGFGMAVMTVSILLTLGLVWWQGRVARRTGSRVVAADRLHYLGDLLPNIGAIASLWASSRFGLSSIDSVVALGAAAMLALGAVKIGKGAWDALMDRRADPDIVAGIGRIAADWPGVRGFHDLKTRTAGSRIFVNIHIELDGDQTLREAHAIGASLRRKILETYPQADVIVHKDVARISGDAAQGNDRPRHPESGHARPH
- a CDS encoding SH3 domain-containing protein — its product is MRPMPRPDTAPAQAAEITPIAVATPAPDAAPALAAPVVPEPATAATPAVAAKPARDPNRGSVTNLPLPRYVSLKGSEGNARRGPGLTHRIDWVFTRSGMPLKITAEFEHWRRVEDAEGVGGWVHYALLSGVRSILVAKDMAEFHARPQDESEVLFKAERNVVGWVQECGADWCRVSVNGDRGWVHKSALWGVQPGEIIE
- a CDS encoding TetR family transcriptional regulator C-terminal domain-containing protein, whose amino-acid sequence is MASPALRRPYRREGEEKRRDDLIAAAMTLVAEGGPEAATVRAIAARAGVTPGLIRHYFQSKEELTHAAYRHVMEAMTNEAIRAANATASDDPAIRLAAFVTANFSAAVMTPLLVGVWAGYMHLGRNDPVIHQIHESTYLGYRDRLQALIAALPRPADPARDRREAIACNALIDGLWLEGGSLPEGFAPGEVQRIALDGVAAILGIRFPADAYPDPSERKTD